A part of Gouania willdenowi chromosome 2, fGouWil2.1, whole genome shotgun sequence genomic DNA contains:
- the LOC114478718 gene encoding zinc finger MYM-type protein 1-like isoform X2 has product MDANAPMSWMMIVVKKEEEEEEKKEEMVWKEVKLSETVSKEEVLCHHDQLLDEMCTANVEKRPEEETEEFPLIINGVDYLSTVQFDTLPLQQKLEIKRLGPHKPEDFTIFQEEKCKKRKDSTRSFKQEWFKRKNWLTASHSKKALFCFPCLLFGGETVWTTTGFKDLKHLSERLVKHESCASHVDNAIKLSLLGTKNVASQLNSAYKRSIELHNRQTEENRYVLGRIITCIELCGKCEIALRGHDETASSLNPAIFKSIFETMCEGDSRLRRHYDSQPYFKGTSAMIQNELLDCMYSVYRDVVTQQLVDAPFVAVQVDDTTDISCKSKMVIVLRYMVNNTVTERFWEFIEVKDKSAAGLSNAIIESLEPLNLGNKLIAQAYDGTAVIGGCVSGVQALVKERYPNAHFVHCHTHQLNMTLQQTCSARIPKLKVFFADLSAFAEFFSNSPKRAAALASTSKRNIPRPSATQWNFKSQTVNAVWVCRQEIKECLDNMRTQEGWDRVTISEAYGLSMHLQDPEFLHFLHFFSELMPEVDILYSVLQKPKIDVAGINQGMETFKKNLGRLREQADAIIQESEAEGNKRRKTDTALVMKEACDTVLGQGEERFTNFTKSDHLIAAKLTNCTLFPKFVRSFPQAELERAVKLWPKTNKNTMGQQRLNALAMLSIENELIQGLPDFKSKVIEMFAHMKDRQASFLFKK; this is encoded by the exons ATGGACGCCAATGCCCCAATGAGCTGGATGATGATTGTCGtcaaaaaggaagaagaagaagaagaaaagaaggaaGAAATGGTGTGGaaggaagtgaagctgagtgAGACGGTCAGTAAGGAGGAGGTGCTTTGTCATCACGATCAGCTGTTGGATGAAATGTGTACTGCAAACGTCGAGAAACGCCCTGAAGAAGAAACAGAGGAGTTTCCGTTAATAATAAACGGAGTAGACTATTTATCTACTGTGCAATTTGATACTCTACCACTCCAACAGAAATTGGAAATTAAACGTCTTGGACCTCACAAACCTGAggatttcaccatttttcaagaagaaaagtgtaaaaaaagaaaggattccACTCGGTCATTCAAACAGGAGTGGTTCAAACGTAAAAATTGGCTCACGGCGAGCCATTCGAAAAAAGCGCTGTTCTGTTTTCCGTGTCTTCTCTTTGGTGGTGAAACTGTCTGGACCACAACTGGATTTAAGGACTTGAAACATCTTTCGGAAAGACTCGTGAAACATGAGAGCTGTGCATCACATGTGGATAACGCCATCAAGCTCAGCTTATTAGGGACCAAAAATGTTGCCTCTCAGCTTAACAGTGCATACAAACGTAGCATTGAGCTACACAACCGCCAGACTGAAGAAAACAGATATGTTCTTGGCAGAATTATAACCTGTATAGAACTGTGTGGGAAGTGTGAAATTGCCCTGCGTGGACATGATGAGACTGCCAGCTCCTTAAACCCCGCCATTTTCAAGTCTATTTTTGAGACAATGTGCGAGGGAGACTCCAGGCTTAGAAGACACTACGATTCTCAACCCTATTTTAAGGGAACATCAGCAATGATACAGAATGAACTTTTGGATTGCATGTACAGTGTTTACAGGGATGTGGTTACTCAGCAGTTGGTAGATGCACCTTTCGTTGCCGTGCAGGTAGATGACACCACTGACATCTCCTGCAAATCCAAGATGGTCATAGTGCTGCGCTACATGGTCAACAACACAGTGACGGAGAGGTTTTGGGAGTTCATTGAGGTAAAGGACAAATCGGCTGCTGGTCTATCAAATGCTATAATAGAGTCTCTTGAGCCCCTGAACCTGGGTAACAAGCTCATAGCGCAAGCATATGACGGAACAGCAGTAATTGGTGGATGTGTGAGCGGAGTTCAGGCTCTTGTCAAGGAGCGCTATCCAAATGCGCATTTTGTGCACTGTCACACGCACCAATTAAATATGACGCTCCAACAAACCTGCTCAGCAAGAATTCCCAAGCTGAAAGTGTTTTTTGCCGACCTGTCAGCATTCGCAGAGTTTTTCTCCAATTCGCCAAAGAGAGCAGCTGCTCTTGCCTCGACGTCCAAGAGAAACATCCCGAGACCTTCAGCCACGCAGTGGAATTTCAAAAGCCAAACAGTCAATGCTGTGTGGGTATGCCGCCAGGAAATAAAGGAGTGTTTGGACAACATGCGCACACAAGAGGGATGGGACAGGGTGACCATCAGCGAGGCCTACGGCCTGTCCATGCACCTGCAGGACCCAGAGTTCctacattttttgcattttttttctgaactcATGCCAGAAGTGGACATTTTGTACAGTGTACTGCAAAAACCAAAAATTGATGTGGCTGGCATCAACCAGGGGATGGAAACCTTCAAGAAGAACTTGGGACGTCTCAGGGAACAAGCTGATGCGATTATTCAAGAAAGTGAAGCAGAAGGaaataaaaggagaaaaaccGACACGGCTCTAGTCATGAAAGAGGCCTGTGACACTGTGTTAGGTCAAGGGGAGGAGAGGTTCACCAACTTCACCAAGAGTGACCATTTGATTGCAGCAAAACTCACTAACTGCACACTTTTCCCCAAGTTTGTGAGGTCCTTTCCACAGGCTGAACTGGAACGTGCTGTTAAACTATGGCCAAAAACAAATAAG AATACAATGGGACAGCAGAGATTGAACGCCCTGGCGATGCTTTCTATTGAAAACGAACTCATCCAGGGACTGCCGGATTTTAAGAGCAAGGTCATTGAGATGTTTGCCCACATGAAGGACCGCCAAGCTTCATTCCTCTTCAAAAAGTGA
- the LOC114478718 gene encoding zinc finger MYM-type protein 1-like isoform X1 — protein MDANAPMSWMMIVVKKEEEEEEKKEEMVWKEVKLSETVSKEEVLCHHDQLLDEMCTANVEKRPEEETEEFPLIINGVDYLSTVQFDTLPLQQKLEIKRLGPHKPEDFTIFQEEKCKKRKDSTRSFKQEWFKRKNWLTASHSKKALFCFPCLLFGGETVWTTTGFKDLKHLSERLVKHESCASHVDNAIKLSLLGTKNVASQLNSAYKRSIELHNRQTEENRYVLGRIITCIELCGKCEIALRGHDETASSLNPAIFKSIFETMCEGDSRLRRHYDSQPYFKGTSAMIQNELLDCMYSVYRDVVTQQLVDAPFVAVQVDDTTDISCKSKMVIVLRYMVNNTVTERFWEFIEVKDKSAAGLSNAIIESLEPLNLGNKLIAQAYDGTAVIGGCVSGVQALVKERYPNAHFVHCHTHQLNMTLQQTCSARIPKLKVFFADLSAFAEFFSNSPKRAAALASTSKRNIPRPSATQWNFKSQTVNAVWVCRQEIKECLDNMRTQEGWDRVTISEAYGLSMHLQDPEFLHFLHFFSELMPEVDILYSVLQKPKIDVAGINQGMETFKKNLGRLREQADAIIQESEAEGNKRRKTDTALVMKEACDTVLGQGEERFTNFTKSDHLIAAKLTNCTLFPKFVRSFPQAELERAVKLWPKTNKVKLKTELTCLYQHSKLCTGNTTLSLLKSIHENNLQEVLSETVTLLQIIITTPMTSTESEINVSTLKRIQMFTQNTMGQQRLNALAMLSIENELIQGLPDFKSKVIEMFAHMKDRQASFLFKK, from the coding sequence ATGGACGCCAATGCCCCAATGAGCTGGATGATGATTGTCGtcaaaaaggaagaagaagaagaagaaaagaaggaaGAAATGGTGTGGaaggaagtgaagctgagtgAGACGGTCAGTAAGGAGGAGGTGCTTTGTCATCACGATCAGCTGTTGGATGAAATGTGTACTGCAAACGTCGAGAAACGCCCTGAAGAAGAAACAGAGGAGTTTCCGTTAATAATAAACGGAGTAGACTATTTATCTACTGTGCAATTTGATACTCTACCACTCCAACAGAAATTGGAAATTAAACGTCTTGGACCTCACAAACCTGAggatttcaccatttttcaagaagaaaagtgtaaaaaaagaaaggattccACTCGGTCATTCAAACAGGAGTGGTTCAAACGTAAAAATTGGCTCACGGCGAGCCATTCGAAAAAAGCGCTGTTCTGTTTTCCGTGTCTTCTCTTTGGTGGTGAAACTGTCTGGACCACAACTGGATTTAAGGACTTGAAACATCTTTCGGAAAGACTCGTGAAACATGAGAGCTGTGCATCACATGTGGATAACGCCATCAAGCTCAGCTTATTAGGGACCAAAAATGTTGCCTCTCAGCTTAACAGTGCATACAAACGTAGCATTGAGCTACACAACCGCCAGACTGAAGAAAACAGATATGTTCTTGGCAGAATTATAACCTGTATAGAACTGTGTGGGAAGTGTGAAATTGCCCTGCGTGGACATGATGAGACTGCCAGCTCCTTAAACCCCGCCATTTTCAAGTCTATTTTTGAGACAATGTGCGAGGGAGACTCCAGGCTTAGAAGACACTACGATTCTCAACCCTATTTTAAGGGAACATCAGCAATGATACAGAATGAACTTTTGGATTGCATGTACAGTGTTTACAGGGATGTGGTTACTCAGCAGTTGGTAGATGCACCTTTCGTTGCCGTGCAGGTAGATGACACCACTGACATCTCCTGCAAATCCAAGATGGTCATAGTGCTGCGCTACATGGTCAACAACACAGTGACGGAGAGGTTTTGGGAGTTCATTGAGGTAAAGGACAAATCGGCTGCTGGTCTATCAAATGCTATAATAGAGTCTCTTGAGCCCCTGAACCTGGGTAACAAGCTCATAGCGCAAGCATATGACGGAACAGCAGTAATTGGTGGATGTGTGAGCGGAGTTCAGGCTCTTGTCAAGGAGCGCTATCCAAATGCGCATTTTGTGCACTGTCACACGCACCAATTAAATATGACGCTCCAACAAACCTGCTCAGCAAGAATTCCCAAGCTGAAAGTGTTTTTTGCCGACCTGTCAGCATTCGCAGAGTTTTTCTCCAATTCGCCAAAGAGAGCAGCTGCTCTTGCCTCGACGTCCAAGAGAAACATCCCGAGACCTTCAGCCACGCAGTGGAATTTCAAAAGCCAAACAGTCAATGCTGTGTGGGTATGCCGCCAGGAAATAAAGGAGTGTTTGGACAACATGCGCACACAAGAGGGATGGGACAGGGTGACCATCAGCGAGGCCTACGGCCTGTCCATGCACCTGCAGGACCCAGAGTTCctacattttttgcattttttttctgaactcATGCCAGAAGTGGACATTTTGTACAGTGTACTGCAAAAACCAAAAATTGATGTGGCTGGCATCAACCAGGGGATGGAAACCTTCAAGAAGAACTTGGGACGTCTCAGGGAACAAGCTGATGCGATTATTCAAGAAAGTGAAGCAGAAGGaaataaaaggagaaaaaccGACACGGCTCTAGTCATGAAAGAGGCCTGTGACACTGTGTTAGGTCAAGGGGAGGAGAGGTTCACCAACTTCACCAAGAGTGACCATTTGATTGCAGCAAAACTCACTAACTGCACACTTTTCCCCAAGTTTGTGAGGTCCTTTCCACAGGCTGAACTGGAACGTGCTGTTAAACTATGGCCAAAAACAAATAAGGTGAAGCTGAAAACCGAGTTGACGTGCCTCTACCAGCACAGTAAACTCTGCACAGGCAACACAACACTTTCTTTACTGAAGTCAATTCATGAAAACAACCTCCAGGAGGTCTTGTCTGAAACAGTGACTCTTCTACAAATCATCATCACAACACCAATGACAAGCACTGAGTCTGAGATAAATGTCTCCACTCTAAAAAGAATACAAATGTTTACACAGAATACAATGGGACAGCAGAGATTGAACGCCCTGGCGATGCTTTCTATTGAAAACGAACTCATCCAGGGACTGCCGGATTTTAAGAGCAAGGTCATTGAGATGTTTGCCCACATGAAGGACCGCCAAGCTTCATTCCTCTTCAAAAAGTGA